In Arachis hypogaea cultivar Tifrunner chromosome 7, arahy.Tifrunner.gnm2.J5K5, whole genome shotgun sequence, the genomic window CTGCCAGGGGCCTATTATAAAATAGGTACAGGCTCAGACTCTTATAAAAGCCTTATTATGTTAATAAGTCAGATTAACTAATTAGCCTTATAGACCTGTCAGGTCTGCCTGGACCTGttaatacataattacatatataaataattttttattattaaaaaaattatgagatattttaaatttactatatttaattataaataattttgtatattttacatactttaaaatttaatttttttataaatattaaatatcacatattaaatataaatatgtttattaaaaatattttttttaaataatatttttatttttgtaaaaaaaattatcaggccttttaacaggcttcaggccaggccagACTTAGTACTTTAAAAAAAACCATAGCAGGCTGCAGGCCATGTTCAGGCCAATTGACTACATAATAGGCCAAGCCTGTTAAGAACAAAGCCTGGCTTGGCCTGGCCTGTTTCTACCCCTAGGGATGTGTAGGGTAGAAAAAGGCTAGGCGGCCTGCCAGAGGCCTGTAGCttggcctgtgtttggcctggcctgacctgttataaaataggcacaGGCTCAAACTTTTATAAAAGTCTTATTATGTTAATAGGGCAGGCCCAGactcactaattagccttatagACCTATCAGGTCTACCTGGACCTGttaatacataattacatatataaataatttttttattattaaaaaaattatgagatattttaaattattatatttaattataaataattttgtatattttacatactttaaaatttaaattttttataaatattaaatatcacatattacatataaatatatttattaaaaaataatattttttaaataatatttttatttttataaaaaaaattatcagaccttttaacaggcttcaggccaggccagACTGAATAACAAGTTAGGTTTAgtactttaaaaaaaatctatagcAGACTACAGGACAAGTTCAGGCCAATTGACTACATAACAGGCCAGGAAACCAAAATAATAGCCCTTATCATAAAAACAGAGATAGAGGAAAGAAATAGTTACCTTTTATTATTCATGGTGAGGGTTGAGCGTCGATTGAGGGATAGACAGTGACGATTGAaaactgatgcactttcaaacaTAATTTACAAATGATGTTATTTTCATCCCAAATTTGCGTGAAAAAATTTTAGCAACTTAGAAGGATAAGCTATAGTAAAAGTATTTAAGACAAATTATAGATAAATTTGGGATAgaattaacatttttcaaaatgcgTCCCAAATTCGTCTGAAGTTATTACGCATATTCAGATGGAATACAGATGAATTATAGTTTCTGTCCAAAATGTGTTGCTAATCTGTATGAAGATTTTGGCGCCATCCAAAaaaaatttggcgccaaaatttgggacaaaatttagacaaatttagGATAAAATATATCATTCCAATGTCTTCACTAAAAATTGTTCAACATTTGTCTCAAATTTGTTCGAAATGAAAAAGTCATTCAGACAGAATAAATTTCGTTTgaaatttttgtccaaaaaagcTCTATTTCTAGCCAAGATGGCTACTTTAGGATTGTGCAAGGTGTACTAGCCAAGATGGCTTCCTTGATATCATTAAAAAGATTGAAAGGGTTAATAAGAAAGTCTGCGAATATTTAAACAAGTGGTCCTATGCAAGGTGCAACACAGGGCTTGCAAATTTCACGAAGTTTGTGCCCAACCCTGGATTCAAGGCACCCAGacacaaaaaataaagattagGATGATTATGTTTAGGAAAAGCacgctgttttttttttttatctattttgttGATGTTGTTTACAATGCCTAAATCATTGTCCCAGTGTTGGGGATTTTAGTATTTGAATTTTATCAGGTCAATATGTCAACAACTTTGATATACTTGGTGTTTTGCCTCTATAATGTCTTTTTTGAATCAAACATTACtaatatgaattatgaattatgacttTATTGAATTGAGTTTTTTCAGCCTTTTATTTATATCTTATCCTCTGTTACAGACTTAAGAGTAGTTCAAATCCTATCCATTTCTATTTCATTGAAAAAGAAGTCCAGGAACAAAAGTATGCATATAATCAAAcattttaatttccatttctttCAAACAAAATGATAGGAACAAGTACATGAACAAGGAATGCATATAATATGCATGTCATTTGTTTTTTGCTAGATACAGTTGACCCTGCTGTCTATCTAGCTTTAATACAATAACACCAATTACAATCAGCAGCATGAACACAAACATCAAAATTTCTCCCATTTTTAGAATCCTAATTTCAGCTTctaatttaccaaattttcaagccATCTTCATCTTCTATTCTTCATCATCAACTGAATGTCTTGTTCTATCATCACATGGTATGGCATCTTCCAAAACTTTATCAACCCACATAAACAATCCACACTATTTCTTACCCACAGTCTGCACatcaaaaaaaattcaatcagcaaaatttatatccataaatacagtaatcaacaacaataatgcttACATTGTAGTTCGGGCAACTCAGGAACGGTCTCCCTGGATTAGAATCCGTCCCTGACCACCGCAGCACCAGTCTCGACCCGcaggcacaccattctggcaaacGAGCTTCTCTGTTTCTGTTCATTCTCCTCATGATGCTTCCAAACGATCGTGGGTTGTTTGAGCTCCCAGCTGCATTGCTCGTGCTAGCTATAACCTTCGGGCTTCAGAGAGGGAGAACAAAAGAATACAGCACCGATGAGGAGACAGCAGAGTGAACAATGTGACCTTCAAAAaaggggattagggttttaaCTTCACCTGAAGGACCAAATTGAGTCAGAAGAGTTTACTTTGCCACATCAGCTAGCTGTTGTGAGACCCATGTGTCACCAAAACTGCCAGCTAAGCTTTTCGGTTGCGCCACGTGTGCTGAAATTGCCGGAAGGACCACTTTGAGTCCCGGAGTACAAGTTTGGGGATGATTCTAAAGAACTTTTAAGTTCAGAGACTACTATGAGGCTCGAGTGTAATTTCAGGGACTATATTAAGGCTTATCTCAATTTAGGTGATTTGATAACATATTCTTatttgaagtaaaaaaaaaaggttttatatgtttttatgaTTGTTCTAGACATACAAAGTTGTATCTGTTACGAACTATGGATGAAATATACGATATGTTTATTAagtataaaattaaagtaaaaaattaatttggtaaaaagattaaAGTCTAAAACCAATAGAAATGGTGAATATAAATCTAGTCATTTTAatgaattttgtaaaaaattaaatataatatagtgTATGAGGTAGCTCATTATATTCTCCTGAATATAATGACatagttgaaagaaaaaataaaattaaaaaaataatgaatatattatttattagtttaaaattaTCTTAGCTTATTTTATGTGAGAGGAGAAGTTATTCTATctacatattatatataaaataggataccatacaaaaaaattagaaaaagattctATAAATTTTTGGTTCGATAAAatgtctaatttaaattatttaagattatgttgctgaatcttaaaaaaaaaaatttaagaatatgtCATTGTGCGTTTATTGAATACGCTCAAAATAACCGTACATATGGTGTGGGACTTTAATTTGCTGATTGCTAAAATAATTTTCAAGTTGCTAGTTGCAATACCTTATAATTTGGATGTAAGTTTCACTAGTTTCATTGCTTATTGAAGGAGTTTATCATGCTAAAATACACATAATTTGTTGATCGTATGTATACTAGCTAGCGAAATATCTAATTAACGAGTAATATTATATgagtaataaaatttattattttttggttattatttaattaataaaaatatttttatacataatatTTAAAGAATACGGTATTGACCAAGttctaaattttaaatgttaaatactaaattttaaattttaataatataaaaataaaatattaatttaaaatattaactaatattgaTAAGAGTATTAGTCCTTAATATTTCTCGTATCAATATGTGTAACTTCATGGTACAACAAACAAAATATCttaataaacaaaaaaagaaaacgaaaaaacttTACATTTAAAACGAACtgaaaaatgataattttttttatttaaaaaagaccTGATTCTTATCTATCAAATTATTAAGTAGAActcttatgtatttaattttgaatAGTAGTTCTTCTTAAATACTCCATAGCTAAACTAATTTTAATGACTAAATATAAATTCTACACTTTTTCACCATTGGCTGTTCTATTTTTGCTGGAAAAATGATCCGTTGcaatttatgaaaaataacataCGTTAAATTTCTAGCAGATTCAAGTTAAGGCTACATTTATATTTGTCTAGTAGTgaacaaatattttagaaattgaatcaaattttaaaaaaatgaaaaatgaaaaattattgtTTGGTCATATATAAATGATGAATACTGAATAGTCCTAGACCCCAAACAAAATTGTTAAAACAAACACATTAATATTTAGGCAATATTTTGTCCATCAAATTGACCCtttcaatatatatttgtatCTTGAAACTTATGATGCACGGATAACACTGACACGGATGCGGGATACGATACGATATGGGACATGCCAAcatgcgaattttaaaatcttacataatacaggacacgcatacatataaaatataaaatattttttagataaatcataatgatattttaatattttattgatattaaaatataaattaattttttaaattatttttaatgtcttattttaattatatcaagtatttaaaatattttttgttttaataaataataatatatactatatctaaatttattttaagaatatatattaagaataagaccgGACACGCTgatacgtgatggtatttaggtgtgtccaaatgtgtccggaaaagaattttttactttttattgagACACGATTTAGACACAGCAAACACGCATGTCAGACGAATGTCGGTGAGTGTCGTATCCAAAATATATCCGATATACAGACATGACAACTCAACAAAATGTCCGTACTTTATAACTTAAAACAAATGTTTGTTTGATATTTTTAGaatatgaaaataattattatattgcaATCAACTGTTGATATTAATTAagagaaaattaataataactaagAATCCAAATTGGCAAATTGGCCACCCTGTAAATTGAAGCAGTTTTAAAAtcgaaaatatttgataacaaaaaattaataaaacataattaaaattaacttatcttatttaatatttattaattattataataattaataaatattaaataaaacaaattttgaatatttttttatatatatatatgctggtGGTGGGTTCTAGGGTTTAGTGCACTCataaagaaggaggaggagggagTAGCTAGGTAGTATTAGAGAGAAGAGAGTCTTAAGAGTTAGGTTTTGAGGAGAAGAATTGAAAGAAGACAAGGGTGCGATTTATAAGGCTAAAAATACGGGTCAAGCAATAATAGAGATGGTAGCATTTTAATTTCTTAGAATCTAAGCATCCCCTTTTACGAAGTTTAATGCCACACCTCCAATTACACtccttctttgtccctttttccTCTCTTTCACCACCCACTTTGACACCAACACTCCTCAAAATCCTAACTGaaataaaacaaagagaaaaattaatttcaagaaaaataaacattatTGTTCATATCTACAATAATACTACTATATTGGAGTGTTGGAGTGTCGGCatatgttctatttataataaatttttggaGAGCCTAAttgctgaattttttttaataaatatagataattaatttttaaaaagttaatattaattaatttttattgtaaaattatttttcaactcttattttattttgaaaatttagaatttaagattaaaatttaattagcatctataatttaaaataaaaaaataattcaaaaaattaattagtattagcTAAAAAATATtgacttcttatttttttttttttgagacggGAAAAAGGGGATGTGTCatagaataaatatttttttagaaaatattgtaagaaaaaaatgaatgaatttCAATTATCCATTATTGCAATTTAATTTGTACATAGAAATTTATCTCATTTATATACTCACATAGaaactttactctttttttttatttgtcatatttcattttttttaattgaatttcagtttatttgACTTATACTAGGGCAATATATATTCACTATATATAAAGTAACCCTTAATTATTACAGTGAAAAAGTAATAAAGGAGAACAAGtgtcaaattatatatttattaggaTGTGATTTCTGTTGAATCCAAACCTTACTCCACCTCTATGGTGTTGAGTCTTGTTCATAAAAAATGTCAAATATTTGAAGTaaagaagtattattggtaacaaattaaagtaataaaaatatcatttatgacaaacacaattttaaattaatatactaATACCTAAATACGGATCGGATCGGAGTATTTTCCCCCATATATgatcataattttatatattgaatTATTGACCTATAATGCTTCTATAGATTTCGTCATGTACGAGAAGGCATTAAGATGTGCATTTTGGAAATTAAAATAACGCTGTTTGTCAAAAGAATAAATGTAGCTTTAAAAAAAGTTCTTATTTTAgtttaagcaaactaaaatgaaaattagagttttttaaactaataataagTAACTGTGTGTGGTGTGTggattcttaaataattaatgtCCTCATCAAATGATTTTCTCTAATGAAAATTTGGGTGGAATGTCCTATATCAATCAACTACGCAACAAGATTCATTGTCTGCTAAAGATTTGCAACTTATCTTGGAAGGTTTCCAATCTTTTCATCTGGCTTAAAAGTTCCTAAGAGCAATTACTCATTTCATAATCAGGAATAGCAAGATGAATTATTGTACCTGACAATTATTACTATATTAATTAGGATGTTtcgaaatttttattttatttttctatttttaagagttcgtatatttttctctttgaaatagataatattttttaaaagaaaaatttaaggaccaataattttaatttatattaaccaACATTTTTAGCGAACAACTTAATATCTTTGTCAACAgtcaaattatatttttagttaatacttttaaatattattagttaattattgataaaaaaataataaattgaactgAGCTGTAGCATTAgtaatttttaaacaataaacaaataaaatacatataaagATAGTTACAAATCAAAAGATATGTTCaaataacattatatatatatttttatactttggtACGGCTAAGTATATCATCAAGTTTTTTTAGAtgtttaattaaaatcatattgaaatagttttttaataattttttaatgaaaaggATATATACTCAATAGTgatttctatatttaaaatttaaatgtatttaaaaaattggGTTAAAGTTGTTGATATTCTAAAAACTCTCTTCCCGAACATGCTGACTTATAAAGGATGTAATCTAAATTATATTCACTTATAATCTTAGATATATTCTGCACAAATTTATTTAAATCGTCTCTAAATTCTCctttcaaatattataaatagtTTAAAACATGTTTAAGGTATGTTATCTCTGTCTTTAATTTGTATATCTTTAGttattattgacttgagtgtcAAAATTGCAGTTTTGTGTTCCATTCCTATAAATTTATGTTTTAGGATTACGAGAAGAAATCTGACCttacctaaaaaaataaaaaataaataaaaattcaagtgACATCTTTATTAATCTATACATGCAAATAATGAAACAAGGCTgatgattttaattaattaggGTTGTGTATGCATTTGGTGGTATTTAGGGTTAGTTTGGTACCTCATTCAACGCGGTGGATAGCTGCATACCAATTCCATTTCCGTGGAAGCTAGAGCCTCACATATACCTAGCCTTTCCAAAATCATGCAATATATTATTAATcttgttgattttattatttaaacacttgtttatttaattaataaggttatatcaaataatatatatatatatagaagagtgtaaacaaaataaaagagtgcCCATTTAAGAAGCAAGAACCACATGCATGACGGTAATGGAATCACAAGAGTCGATTAATTAAGAAAAGTCAAACACATTTAAGAACTCGCACGTGAGCAATCAGTCATAGATAAAACAATATATATTCTCTCTTGCAATGAATTTCTTCCTGATACTGAGAGTTATAACCATATATAATTCCTAATGATAAACCTTGTATATCTAGTTCAATAAATtagcactatatatatatattatttattttattttaaaataaataaattgagctGGTGGTATAGTGACTGGTTAGTCCTTGAATACCTTGCCTTTTAAGTACACTCATAATTTTCTAcccatatttttctttcttcttctaccccTTGGAACTTTAATTTTTCTTAGTACCTACCTATTCTCTTTATAACTCATCATAAGTGGGAGCATGCCTGAATGTCCAGAGAAAGGTAAGTACAAAAACCTGCTTCAATTTCAATACAAATTTTCAAACAATGCTCAGatctataacaatttttttttcaaaaaaacttttGTCGGTTAACCTAGTACtatgacaaaatttttattaatctaGTACTTGTAAGAAACCAAGTTCAAAATAAATTCCTAATTCTCTCAATatctgaaaataatttatttgataattaattatgataatttttttttttggtgtcatTCCAATAATTTCGTAATTTTTGGATAAGTAGTTTCATGACAGTTTCTGTTTGATACGATCTGATAGGGAGAGATCAGATGATGAGATAGGGAAGAAGATCAAGAGGGAAGGAGAAGGTCAAAAAGGAAGGAGACAACACATGTTAGATAGTCAACAAGAAGGTGCTTCTGGAGGAACCCTAAATACAATCACCCCTTGTGCTGCATGTAAGCTCTTGAGAAGAAGATGTGCTCAAGAATGTTCCTTTTCTCCTTATTTCTCTCCTCATGAGCCCCAAAAGTTTGCTTCTGTTCACAAAGTCTTTGGTGCCAGCAATGTCTCAAAGTTGTTAATGGTAAATAACAAGAATAAATACTACTCTATTTAATTTGTTTCCTTATGTATATTGTTTCTCACATTTTAGTAGTAATGAATCATGTATCTGAACAGTGAGTGACCAAAAATGTCCTGTTCAATAATAACTATTTCAAAACAAGATAATAAATATATTCAgggataaaaatattttgaaaagaaaaacatatattttaaaaataagcaaaatattaattggttatatttttttaatttaatttttatacaataTAAAAGACACACAACTAATCGTGTATTGTTATatcaacaaaattaattttaaataaaattcattatttaAAAGGTCATCTAAACGCATAAATCTGattaaaaaatgtataaatttttttatagtattggttaatcaaaatttttttttatgtaaacgaTTTTtctatagacatgatacatgacaggaTATAATGGTgtcatttgattcatgtagctgaccctacttagtgggacaagactttgttgttattgttgttgttgtcggttaatcaaaactaaatatttttaattcaaaatctgaaaataaacattaaaggcaaaaaaatttgtttttttttttttgtcctatCTCAATTTCAAGTATCATACTCCCAGTTgctatttttcaattattgaatTACTATTAATAATTTCTTATAATATGTTGATAGGAAGTGCCTGAGAATCAAAGGGCTGATGCTGCAAATAGTCTAGTTTATGAAGCAAATGTGAGGCTAAAAGATCCAGTTTATGGATGCATGGGTGCAATCTCTTCTTTGCAACAACAAGTCCAATATCTAATATCTGAACTCAATGCTGTGAGGGATGAAATAATCAAATACAAACTTAGGGAAGTTAATAATGCCATCATACCCTCATCTTCTCATCATGTAATGCttccttcttcatcatcatcggAGGTCGTATCGATCGCCGTTCCGCCACCTCCGCCGCCACCTAATGATGACATACTTCCTCCTAATTCTTCAACTTCTTCTTCCATGGTTTACCCCCAACAGACTGATGATCCTTCCAATTATGGGACAATTTCAAGTGATAATATTTCCTATTTTGGTTGAATTTGATAATCAAGATAGATGATTAGGTGTTAGATATTATTTATACATAGTTCTCTCAAAGATGCATTATTAATCAGGAGGAATTAGAAAAGGAGAATATTGTTGCCACATGCtcctaattaattttgttaattatgaTTGGATGTGGCCTGTGAGGTCAAAAGTTTCCCTCTATATATAATGGTAGAAACTCAGGTGCAATCGACATcacatgaagttgataactgagaactgttaaataatttaactgatttgactaaatttttatctaacaactctcagctatcaactttacgtgaagtcgactgtatCTGAACTTTCACcgtatataatagtttatattgtTGTGTTAAATGCAAGTTTTGTTTTCTTCTACCATACATATTAGAAAAAAAACTTATTATTAATCGTGTGATTTACTCGGTATTTTATTTTCTCTGGatataaaattatatcagaaAAATATGTATAGAAAAAATAGTTTTGTTTTAAgataatataatatttcttctatttttttatctatttaaaatataatgAGATAATAAAACTtctttctttgtatttttttcttcttctattgtcttaatATATTGTATTTTTGCCATTACAATTTTTTTCCTCAAAACATCGATTTTTTTTAGTGACGATAATTTTAACAGttattatactaaaaaataacatttttaagaAATGTCATTTTCAAGAGACGTTGAGAACGCTATAATCTTGAACGTCATTTTAAATACTACGACAGATTTTTTTAAAACAGTTATAATTGTCATGTTTAAGACGGcattattttatcatatttaaaattagataaaatgttggctttttaatgtttaaaaccaattaaaataatgctttttagttattttaaattgTGGTTGCAAATAATTTTACctaattaaaatatcaattttttagtgGTGTAAAATAGAAACCGTCGTTTTTATTTAGTCTAAATGacggattttttattatttaaaatagcaGTTAAAACTAGTTATTTTATctcattaaaataatatttttatatcatttaaaaTAGTAATTGAAATTGTCATTTTTACTGGATTAAAAaacaatttttattgtttaagaagaagagaatgagaattttatatacaaatttaGAAGTAAAAACGCGAAATGCAAATAgagaaaatacattaaaaaaaaaaatctcaaaacgAA contains:
- the LOC112702309 gene encoding LOB domain-containing protein 15, with the translated sequence MSRERERSDDEIGKKIKREGEGQKGRRQHMLDSQQEGASGGTLNTITPCAACKLLRRRCAQECSFSPYFSPHEPQKFASVHKVFGASNVSKLLMEVPENQRADAANSLVYEANVRLKDPVYGCMGAISSLQQQVQYLISELNAVRDEIIKYKLREVNNAIIPSSSHHVMLPSSSSSEVVSIAVPPPPPPPNDDILPPNSSTSSSMVYPQQTDDPSNYGTISSDNISYFG